A genomic segment from Sporanaerobacter acetigenes DSM 13106 encodes:
- a CDS encoding ABC transporter permease — translation MAKYILKRIGYMFLTLFIIITITFFLMHAVPGGPFSVEEGEDWMSPAVQKALMDKYHLDAPLHKQYIDFLKGVLKFDLGPSYAYEGRSVTELIVGGFPVTIRMSIFYIILIIVFGIPLGIGAALNRNGPFDRGIMFITTLGKTLPGFVKASLLLYIFAFKLGWFPIFGIKDGFISYILPCIAMSLGSIGSMTRLNRTSMLEVLGQDYIRTARAKGLSERKVLYKHALRNASLPMITSLGGNIAGSLTGSFVIEKIFALSGVGGYFVQAVGNRDYTTIMGVTIFSSLISLTMVLIVDVLYGVVDPRVRIDK, via the coding sequence ATGGCAAAATACATTTTAAAAAGAATTGGATATATGTTTCTCACATTATTTATTATTATCACTATTACATTTTTTTTAATGCATGCTGTTCCAGGAGGACCATTTTCTGTAGAGGAAGGAGAAGACTGGATGTCCCCCGCAGTACAGAAAGCATTAATGGATAAATATCACTTAGATGCTCCCTTACATAAACAATACATTGATTTTCTAAAGGGTGTATTGAAGTTTGATCTAGGGCCATCTTATGCTTATGAAGGAAGAAGTGTTACAGAACTTATTGTAGGAGGTTTTCCTGTTACTATAAGAATGTCTATATTTTATATAATTTTGATTATAGTATTTGGCATACCATTAGGAATTGGTGCAGCGTTAAATAGAAATGGCCCTTTTGATAGAGGAATTATGTTTATTACGACCTTAGGAAAAACGCTACCAGGTTTTGTAAAAGCCAGTTTATTACTTTATATTTTTGCATTTAAATTAGGATGGTTTCCGATTTTTGGGATAAAAGATGGATTTATAAGCTATATTCTACCCTGCATAGCTATGTCTTTGGGGTCAATTGGATCTATGACTAGATTAAACAGGACATCTATGCTAGAAGTTTTAGGACAGGACTATATCAGAACTGCCAGAGCAAAAGGTTTAAGTGAAAGAAAGGTTTTATATAAGCATGCCCTAAGAAACGCTTCATTGCCAATGATAACTAGTTTAGGAGGAAATATAGCAGGTTCTTTAACTGGATCTTTTGTGATTGAAAAAATTTTTGCATTATCTGGCGTAGGAGGATATTTTGTACAAGCTGTTGGAAATAGAGATTATACAACCATTATGGGAGTTACAATATTTTCTTCTTTAATATCTTTGACTATGGTATTAATTGTAGACGTATTATATGGAGTTGTTGATCCAAGGGTTAGAATAGATAAATAA
- a CDS encoding Crp/Fnr family transcriptional regulator, whose translation MKQVFREISKKGIEQEYDKDCVIEIKDKHIYIVTKGRVAYSWYSVDGRRQVFCFINGGGMFGELEYFEGKKSDMVAETSKKTRISILNEEIMEQILLEEPMIYRFILINVIRKKRILMSKLLDLSFSDSKGKVADTLIRFCYQDGIFIDNEKVEIRKRFTHEEIANMIGCSRVTVTKVLCDFEEEGLIYVRNNKIIVLNLEKLKEYVNWA comes from the coding sequence ATGAAACAAGTTTTTAGGGAGATAAGTAAAAAAGGAATAGAACAAGAATATGACAAAGACTGCGTTATAGAAATCAAGGACAAGCATATATATATTGTAACAAAGGGACGAGTAGCTTATTCATGGTATAGTGTGGATGGTAGAAGACAAGTCTTCTGTTTTATTAATGGTGGTGGAATGTTTGGAGAACTTGAATACTTTGAAGGCAAGAAGAGTGATATGGTTGCAGAAACTAGTAAGAAAACCAGAATTTCCATATTAAATGAGGAAATAATGGAACAAATTTTACTTGAAGAACCAATGATATATAGGTTTATCCTGATTAATGTCATAAGGAAAAAAAGAATTTTGATGAGCAAGTTATTAGATTTATCTTTTAGTGATTCAAAAGGTAAAGTAGCTGATACTCTAATTAGATTTTGTTATCAAGATGGTATTTTTATAGATAATGAAAAGGTAGAAATACGGAAACGATTTACCCATGAAGAGATTGCTAATATGATAGGATGTTCCAGGGTTACTGTAACTAAAGTTTTATGTGATTTTGAAGAAGAAGGATTAATATATGTTAGAAATAACAAGATTATAGTATTAAACTTGGAAAAATTAAAGGAGTATGTGAATTGGGCATAA
- a CDS encoding GNAT family N-acetyltransferase: MLIEFDYSIEMAQDLIFIDNESFMDIKYDAETLCQKIKANKNYKLYIYYQDDKPVGYIGLLFVSNPHYDGVWIDLIAVREKYRNQSIGKKMIQEVIVLLRDMDLEIMTSLVSVENIPSQKIMENSMFEPEDHDFKLFIKKL; this comes from the coding sequence ATGCTTATAGAATTCGATTATTCTATCGAAATGGCTCAAGATTTAATTTTTATAGACAATGAATCTTTTATGGACATTAAATATGATGCAGAAACATTATGTCAAAAGATTAAAGCCAACAAGAATTATAAACTCTATATCTATTATCAAGATGATAAACCTGTTGGATATATAGGGCTTTTGTTTGTAAGTAATCCACATTATGATGGTGTTTGGATTGATTTAATTGCAGTGCGGGAAAAGTATAGAAATCAATCCATTGGTAAAAAAATGATACAAGAAGTAATTGTGCTACTTAGGGATATGGATTTAGAAATTATGACTAGCTTAGTTAGTGTTGAAAATATTCCCTCACAAAAAATTATGGAAAATTCCATGTTTGAACCAGAGGATCATGATTTTAAGTTGTTCATAAAAAAATTGTAG
- a CDS encoding class I SAM-dependent methyltransferase, whose amino-acid sequence MIDDVKKYYNEAAEYEWNRLNNPYSKIEYDSTVYLIEKYFPKQGHILDIGSGPGRYSVMLLQNGYNVSLLDISSNELDIAKRKIEEADLKAEDYYCKSALELDSFENDTFDGILLMGPLYHLHGEKDRLKVLRDSHRILKKDGIALISYINTWGCLKSAVSEFPEVFKDTEHFQRYINGDLKFSPEESFTATYFTTPPLAITEVEKAGFNIVSYAGAESFLAGLNIQMKNLYTYMPQIYENFMVAAVESCELSQYRDATEHLHIIVKK is encoded by the coding sequence ATGATTGATGATGTAAAAAAATATTATAATGAAGCAGCTGAATATGAGTGGAATAGACTCAATAATCCATATTCCAAGATAGAGTATGATAGTACGGTTTATTTAATTGAAAAATATTTTCCAAAACAAGGGCATATTTTGGATATAGGTTCTGGGCCGGGTAGATATTCAGTAATGTTATTGCAAAATGGTTATAATGTTTCACTACTGGATATTTCTAGTAATGAATTAGATATTGCAAAGAGAAAGATAGAGGAAGCTGATTTAAAAGCTGAGGATTATTATTGTAAAAGTGCATTAGAATTAGATAGTTTTGAAAATGATACCTTTGATGGGATTTTACTTATGGGACCCTTATATCATTTACATGGTGAGAAGGATAGATTAAAGGTTCTAAGAGATAGCCATAGGATTCTAAAAAAAGACGGTATTGCTTTGATTTCATATATTAATACATGGGGATGTTTAAAGTCAGCTGTAAGTGAGTTCCCGGAAGTATTTAAGGATACAGAACATTTTCAAAGATATATAAATGGAGATTTAAAGTTTTCACCAGAAGAGAGTTTTACAGCTACTTATTTTACAACACCACCATTAGCAATCACGGAAGTAGAAAAGGCTGGTTTTAATATAGTATCCTATGCAGGAGCAGAAAGCTTTTTAGCAGGTCTTAATATACAGATGAAAAACTTATATACCTATATGCCACAGATTTATGAAAATTTCATGGTTGCAGCAGTAGAAAGTTGTGAATTGTCACAATATAGAGATGCGACAGAGCATTTGCATATTATTGTTAAGAAATAA
- a CDS encoding HD domain-containing protein: protein MENIISLTKEFLWNTLNKSMNIDDIEKKYRYEHSLRVSHIGKQISKVEGADTFIVEIGCLLHYVGKFQTEVNRDHGRVSAKVAKVFLETLNLSNKQIDDICYAIAVHVDGEAGYSYEETLESKIVTDSDNIDRFGAYRIYQSLDWDNIKQLKIEETYEKISNRIKSLEKLVEGYDLQTVEGTRLFKDNIKFQIQFYNRYLLELENTLIELNH, encoded by the coding sequence ATGGAAAATATAATTAGTTTAACTAAAGAATTTTTGTGGAACACATTAAATAAGTCAATGAATATAGATGATATAGAAAAAAAGTATAGATATGAACATTCTTTAAGAGTAAGTCATATTGGAAAGCAAATTTCTAAGGTTGAAGGCGCTGATACATTTATAGTTGAGATAGGTTGTTTACTTCATTACGTTGGTAAATTTCAAACAGAAGTTAATAGAGATCATGGCAGAGTTTCAGCAAAGGTGGCTAAAGTTTTTTTAGAGACATTGAACCTATCGAATAAACAAATAGACGATATTTGTTATGCAATTGCAGTACATGTAGATGGTGAAGCTGGCTATTCATATGAAGAAACACTAGAATCTAAAATAGTAACTGACTCAGATAACATTGACAGGTTTGGAGCGTATAGGATATATCAATCACTTGATTGGGATAATATTAAACAACTGAAGATAGAAGAAACATATGAAAAAATAAGTAATAGGATTAAAAGTTTAGAAAAGTTAGTTGAGGGATACGATTTACAAACTGTGGAAGGGACAAGGTTATTTAAAGATAATATAAAATTTCAAATACAATTTTATAATAGATATTTGTTAGAATTAGAAAACACATTAATTGAACTGAATCATTAA
- a CDS encoding GNAT family N-acetyltransferase, producing MDNVYLVLPSKEHEQSYINMMTEWENTGEHIYPGAIRSNEMNYSDWLNKVKSYNHKETCPSHLVPSDTYFLINDNGKILGAISIRHYLNENLLSTGGHIGYGIRPTERRKGHAKAMLKMALEKCIQLDIKKALITCDKTNIASAKTILANGGILENEVVEDNGNVVQRYWITLR from the coding sequence GTGGATAATGTATATTTAGTATTACCATCAAAAGAACATGAGCAATCATATATTAATATGATGACCGAATGGGAAAACACAGGAGAACATATTTATCCAGGTGCAATAAGAAGTAATGAGATGAATTATTCTGACTGGTTAAATAAAGTTAAATCATATAATCATAAAGAAACTTGCCCATCTCATTTAGTACCTTCAGATACGTATTTCTTGATAAATGATAATGGAAAAATATTAGGTGCAATAAGCATACGCCACTATTTAAATGAAAATTTACTTAGTACTGGTGGACATATTGGTTATGGAATTCGTCCAACAGAAAGAAGAAAAGGTCATGCAAAAGCTATGTTAAAAATGGCATTAGAAAAATGTATTCAATTAGATATAAAAAAGGCTCTTATTACTTGTGATAAGACCAATATAGCATCAGCAAAAACAATACTTGCAAACGGTGGCATATTGGAGAATGAGGTTGTTGAGGATAATGGAAATGTTGTTCAAAGATATTGGATAACATTACGGTAA
- a CDS encoding GNAT family N-acetyltransferase has protein sequence MIEQISTERLVMRKFNKNDYQDVFEYLSDEDVMEHIEPPFTYKEAKKFVDTFICEDPSVFALVEKSSGKVIGHVIFHPYEYENVYEIGWIINKDYQGRGYAFEISNVLMEYGFEELKLHRIFATTVAGNNRSSSLLEKLNMKKEAVFRKANFHNEKWIDEYWYGILEEDYFEG, from the coding sequence ATGATTGAACAAATTTCCACTGAAAGACTAGTAATGCGTAAATTCAATAAAAATGATTATCAGGATGTATTTGAATATTTAAGTGATGAAGATGTAATGGAACATATTGAACCACCATTTACCTACAAAGAAGCAAAAAAATTTGTTGATACATTTATTTGTGAAGATCCAAGTGTATTTGCCTTGGTAGAAAAGTCCAGCGGTAAAGTCATAGGACATGTTATATTTCATCCATATGAATATGAAAATGTATATGAGATTGGATGGATAATAAACAAAGATTATCAAGGAAGAGGATATGCTTTTGAAATCAGTAATGTTCTCATGGAATATGGGTTTGAAGAATTGAAACTTCATAGAATTTTTGCTACCACAGTAGCAGGTAATAATAGGTCAAGCAGTTTGTTGGAAAAGCTAAACATGAAAAAAGAAGCTGTTTTCAGGAAAGCCAATTTTCATAATGAAAAATGGATAGATGAATATTGGTATGGGATATTAGAAGAAGATTATTTTGAAGGTTAA
- a CDS encoding methylated-DNA--[protein]-cysteine S-methyltransferase produces the protein MFIEGTEFRIKVWNVLRQIPYGEVRSYLQIAEVIGNPKSVRAVGQANRANQLPIIISCHRVIGKNGDLVGFAGDKTNIKRFLLKLEGVNICI, from the coding sequence TTGTTTATTGAAGGCACAGAATTTAGAATTAAGGTTTGGAATGTATTAAGACAGATACCTTATGGTGAAGTTAGAAGCTATTTACAAATAGCAGAAGTAATAGGAAATCCTAAATCAGTAAGAGCAGTAGGTCAAGCAAATAGAGCTAATCAATTACCAATAATTATTTCTTGCCATAGAGTTATAGGTAAAAATGGAGATTTAGTAGGGTTTGCAGGAGATAAAACAAATATAAAGAGATTTCTACTTAAGTTAGAAGGGGTGAATATCTGCATATGA
- a CDS encoding GNAT family N-acetyltransferase: protein MDSKSDEPFNIRKVTEDDAERVLDYINLVSGESDNLTFGINELNCTVNEEKNIIQAINNSKNSVMLIGEINNEIVVMGNIGGLSRSRINHRGTLAISVLKKCWNLGIGTKMIVELINFAKSHNIEVLDLEVRTDNVYAVRMYKKAGFEIVGVYKKYFKIDKEYYDAYIMTLELK from the coding sequence ATGGATTCAAAAAGTGATGAACCATTTAATATAAGAAAAGTAACGGAAGATGATGCTGAAAGAGTATTAGATTATATTAATTTGGTAAGTGGTGAATCTGATAATCTAACTTTTGGTATCAATGAACTTAATTGTACTGTAAATGAAGAGAAAAATATTATCCAAGCAATTAACAATTCAAAAAATTCAGTAATGCTAATTGGAGAAATAAATAATGAAATTGTTGTTATGGGGAATATTGGAGGATTATCAAGAAGTAGAATTAACCATAGAGGAACATTGGCAATATCAGTTTTAAAAAAATGTTGGAATTTAGGAATAGGAACTAAAATGATAGTAGAATTAATTAATTTTGCAAAATCTCATAATATTGAGGTATTAGATTTAGAGGTTAGAACAGATAATGTCTATGCGGTTAGAATGTATAAAAAAGCTGGATTTGAAATCGTAGGAGTTTATAAGAAATATTTCAAAATTGATAAAGAATATTACGATGCTTATATTATGACATTGGAGTTAAAATGA
- a CDS encoding GNAT family N-acetyltransferase produces MYYGEKVCLRAYREEDIPKATSFVNDEELKKLLVTNVPFPMTLWEEEEWVKSQKSSQDGSYNFAIEDIETKKYIGGCGIQEVNWLSRVATVGIMIGDKEYWGKGYGTDAMKVLMNFIFNNMNIRKIRLSTFSFNMRARKSYEKCGFEVEGILKDEIFKDGKYYDEIIMSVFNK; encoded by the coding sequence ATGTATTATGGAGAAAAAGTTTGCTTAAGAGCTTATAGAGAAGAAGACATACCAAAAGCAACATCATTTGTAAATGATGAAGAACTTAAAAAATTGTTAGTTACAAATGTTCCATTTCCTATGACTCTATGGGAAGAAGAAGAGTGGGTAAAATCACAGAAAAGTAGTCAAGATGGTAGCTATAATTTTGCCATAGAAGATATAGAAACAAAAAAATATATAGGTGGCTGTGGTATTCAAGAAGTCAATTGGTTATCTCGTGTGGCAACTGTTGGTATTATGATTGGAGATAAGGAGTATTGGGGAAAAGGGTATGGTACCGATGCAATGAAAGTACTTATGAATTTTATCTTTAATAATATGAATATTCGTAAAATAAGATTAAGCACATTTTCATTTAATATGAGGGCTAGAAAAAGTTATGAAAAGTGTGGATTTGAAGTAGAAGGAATCTTGAAGGATGAAATATTTAAAGATGGAAAGTATTATGATGAAATAATAATGTCAGTTTTTAATAAGTAG
- a CDS encoding 2'-5' RNA ligase family protein — MEDALKRAMFERCIMIFPEFSNIEIIDEIREMYDPLASHVRPHITLVFPFESNIDSIQLKSHLEEVLASVNSFPLVLKGITPVKSFGNYLFLNIENGKEEIVEIHRNLYTGILEPYFPQWLKVDKYNPHMTVGKVESEEKYKLAIEKTREVTDVFETIVNKISVEIIDDNEDSMIEIEIGLK; from the coding sequence ATGGAAGATGCTTTGAAAAGAGCGATGTTTGAAAGATGTATAATGATTTTTCCAGAGTTTAGTAATATAGAAATTATTGATGAAATAAGAGAGATGTATGATCCATTAGCAAGTCATGTTAGACCACATATAACACTTGTATTTCCGTTTGAAAGCAATATAGATTCTATTCAACTTAAAAGTCATCTGGAAGAAGTTTTAGCATCAGTAAATTCTTTTCCTCTAGTGCTTAAAGGTATTACACCAGTTAAATCTTTTGGAAATTATCTTTTCCTAAATATTGAGAATGGGAAAGAGGAAATAGTTGAAATTCATAGAAATCTATATACAGGAATATTAGAGCCATATTTTCCTCAATGGCTAAAAGTAGATAAATATAATCCTCATATGACTGTTGGCAAGGTAGAAAGTGAAGAAAAGTATAAATTAGCAATTGAAAAAACAAGGGAAGTAACTGACGTTTTTGAAACTATTGTTAATAAGATAAGTGTTGAGATTATTGATGATAATGAGGATTCAATGATAGAAATAGAGATAGGATTAAAGTGA
- a CDS encoding GNAT family N-acetyltransferase produces MESILNKAKQFKYNSLEYVDEEEIYDSKVCIQDEDCIILFKELEDKIKLFWAANTKEAFFIGLKAVEDFMVENVMDTEKLYIEFIPEDFLEEMYGEGYKIYSEYVDFWNYDIDNLEIRKKENTCIRVLKSTEYESASDVTKSCRENSRGFEGETSEWIKEWHESDDSQVFVAKSDGVVVGICFVGLYGFESENGIVLWIREIAVRPQYQKQGIGRLLLENAILWGQQNNAKRSFLACDAENYNAIRLYESFGYERKDERGQINMEKVIKKM; encoded by the coding sequence ATGGAGAGTATTTTAAATAAAGCTAAACAATTTAAGTACAATTCTTTGGAATATGTAGATGAGGAAGAAATTTATGATTCAAAAGTTTGTATTCAAGATGAAGATTGTATTATTTTATTTAAAGAATTAGAAGATAAAATAAAGTTATTTTGGGCAGCAAATACGAAAGAAGCTTTTTTTATAGGTTTAAAAGCAGTTGAAGATTTTATGGTAGAAAATGTGATGGATACAGAAAAATTATATATAGAATTTATTCCCGAAGATTTTCTTGAAGAAATGTATGGAGAAGGCTATAAAATTTATTCTGAATATGTTGATTTCTGGAACTATGATATTGATAATTTAGAAATACGGAAAAAAGAAAATACATGTATCAGAGTTTTAAAAAGCACTGAATATGAGAGCGCTTCTGATGTAACTAAGTCTTGCAGGGAAAATTCTAGGGGATTTGAAGGCGAAACAAGTGAATGGATAAAGGAATGGCACGAGTCAGATGATTCACAAGTATTTGTAGCTAAATCAGATGGAGTAGTAGTTGGCATATGTTTTGTAGGACTCTATGGTTTTGAAAGTGAAAATGGAATAGTATTATGGATCAGAGAAATAGCCGTTAGACCACAATATCAGAAACAAGGGATTGGTCGTCTGTTGCTAGAGAATGCAATATTATGGGGACAGCAAAATAATGCAAAGCGAAGTTTCTTAGCCTGTGATGCAGAAAATTATAATGCTATAAGATTATATGAAAGCTTTGGTTATGAAAGAAAAGATGAACGAGGCCAGATTAATATGGAAAAGGTGATTAAGAAGATGTAA